A region of the Clavelina lepadiformis chromosome 9, kaClaLepa1.1, whole genome shotgun sequence genome:
GTCGAATACTTAGTGGAGCAAGGAGCAGATATGGAGCTTCTTGATGTTGATGAGAAGACCGCGCTTCTCGTCGCTGCTTCCCGCGAAAGCTGGGATTGTGTCCGGACCCTTCTACGCTTGGGAGCCAATGTCATGGTCAAGGTATTGAAATGATAtctctgtttatttattataatcttCCTTCTTTGGAAGGTTTCTAATCTTAAGTTTGATCTGTTCCAAGGACAAGGACGAAAGGAACCTGATGCACATCATTGTGCTACAGAAGGGCGACATCTGCTTCTTGGCCGGCAGAGGTTTGAAAGAAGTCCACGTGATCTGCACCAACTTGTTGACGGTTCGTGCCGGTATTTTATGTCATTTTGACCGATATTAATAAAATCACCGCAACCGCCAAGTCGCTTTAATCGTCATAGAGTTGATTGATTCATCTTGAATCGTATGTTGTAGAAACCGGACGTGTTCGAGTTGATGAGCAGACCAGACGCTTACGGTTGCACGCCACTGCACTATGCGTGCCAGGAAGGAAACCTGGCCAGTTTGAAAACTCTCATGAAGTTGGGTGTCAGTGCCAGGTTGAAGTCGTGGAAGAAGCAATCCGCCATGCACTTCGCTTCTATGTACGGGAGGTACAACGCATGCGTCCGCTTGCTCGACAGCGACCAGGTGCGGACGTTACATTTCcacttgtatttttgtttgaagagTATGAAATATTATAATAATGTCTAGAGTGATTTCACTGAATTCGAGATATTTTTAGGtaaatttgtgtttatttatttcaataaattaatGAGGAAAATGTCCAActtaatgcaacaaaaaatccaACTTAAAGTCACCAACAGTTAATTATTCCCTGGAATAAAATCGAattctttaaaaactttcttggaaatgatttaaattttctgcaGGGTCCGAACATTATTAATGAGAAAGATGATCAAGGGATGACCCCTCTTCATTTCGCTGCGATGAACGGACACGTCAAAGTGGTCCAACTTCTAATGAACAGGTCTTACCTTGCTACATTtgttctatttgaataagggcGACACCTCTAGAAATCATTTTCTACTCCAACAACGATGTAAACTTTTAAGCCCACAgataattttacttatttacaCAAGTTTAACTCCGTCATATACAGAGGAGCGATCATTCATCGAAACTTGATCGGCGCGACTCCTCTGCACGTTGCTGCCTCGAGTGGTTATACGAGGACCATCAGGAGCCTGGTTGAGATGCATGGACACCTGCTGGACCAAGTGGACGGCGATGGGGTGGGTACCTATAGGGAGTTTTAGCGTTGTCGCGgttaaaatattgtttcacTTACATCTCTATTCTACCTACATCTCTGTTTACGTCTCACACCGGACAACACCATTGTTATTGAACTGTTGATAAGGGCTATTATCGATTATTCTCTGCTTCTTTCCAAACATCCTCTTTCTCTGTTGTTGCCAGAATACAGCCATGCACCTGGCTGCCAGCGCTGGTCACGTGAACGCTGTTGAACTATTGTTGGATCTCAACGCGTCGTTCATACGTAACAATGACGATGAAACTTGCTTCACTGAGGCGATAACCAATCAGAATCAAGAAGTGGCCATGGCAATAATCCAGGTATTTTCACGTCATCGTTACATAGTGTATACGTCATTACCAAGCGTTGAATCCcaaattgttttacaaactCATGGTTAATAATGGgtaattgtgacgtcagcaCGATAGATGGAGCGAAGCGATGAAGCCGTTCTCCAAAGCAGACTCCACGATCGTTCCTCCGGTCCTGCTCCTCATCCAATATCTTCCCGGTGTGTGCGTGGTGAGTGCAGGAAGCTCGCATCTGTAAACTTCTTCATCTTTTGAGCTGGAGCATACTCAGTGTCTGTGATTTCTATGCAGGCGGTATTGGATCGCTGCAAGGAGATGGCGGATGTTGACGTGAGGAGCGAGGAGTACTGGATTCGCTACAACTTCAAGGTTGTTGTCAAAATATTCCTCTTCTTAACAAACatcattaaaatataaaaactttcCTCCAAGAACACTAAAGTTTTCTTCCAGTACTTGCAACCTTCCGCCAACGCCCGCGACGAAATCATCCGGAAGTGGAAGGAGCGTCAACGCGAAGAGAAGAATGATGAGGTTGTAAAGAAGCCGGCAAACCTGATCTTCTCCTCCATGATATCAAATGGATCTGTGGCCCTGCCTGCTCTCAATGTAAGTATGAAATAACAGCCGTGTTGGAGCCGCTCCGGTGGTTGAAGTCAGTCAAAATGTAAATTGTCATGTCATGAAAATTGTCTGCTCAATGTCGCAGCTTTTGTAGAAAAACACCTGGTTTCTCTCATTTTGTTGCCCTCTTCAAGACTTACGTTTACTTTGCACTgaattacatttttaaatatattaattatttcttaattatacaaaacaaataaagcaattCTCGTTTAACCTATGACCTCTTGTTCATTGTTCCGTCAAGGTCATGGTTGAGTTCAATCGCGTCGAGTGCTTACGTCACCCCGTGTCTGTTGCGTATTTGCATCAAAAATGGTAAGTCGACGACGTCATATATTGTatctatttttaaacaaaagcaattcTTGACGTCATATCTCCATGACAACCACCATAGGCGATCTTACGGAAGGCTCTTCCACGGGATCAACCTGATTTTCTACATGATGAGTCTCTTCCCCATCACTTACATCGCGGCCAGCGTCAACTCATTTCCTCATCTCGAGAACAGCGGGTCCGAATTTCCACCGTGAGTCACGTGCTTGTAAGGCGATAACCATTGGCTGCCAGAGTCCTGAACCTGGCTGAATGGATAAACTGAGCACATCATCGCCGTCACGTCTTGATGTGCTTATAACGGTTTATCTTTATGGGAATATGTTagcaattgtattttattcTGTGTTCCAGCAACTTTgatttccataaatttaagtagaaatttttttgttctttcttGTTTAGCGGGAACGAAACGTTTTCTCGCATTCCGGTCTCCTTCTCCAGCTTCGAAAAATCGATGATGATTCTTCTAACTGTGGTCAATATCCTTCAGATGGTGAAGGAGGTTGTGCAGATGTATCAGCAGGTGAGAAAGCTAAACTTCATATTCATCAGGTCATCGCGGATTAATTTTTTCTCTTAAATAAAGCGATTTCGTAATTTATTTCCAACTTTGAAACTTTAGTTTGTGGAAGGGGAGTTTGGTCTTTTGTCACGTCCATTTGTCTAaaccagtggttttcaacctggggGTCTTTAGCCTTTTTTCTAGGTGTTGCAAGAGCTTTCGACGTACCATAGAACACattttagtaaaatttaattataaatactttttattttgctgctgTGAATGCACAACAGCGTTACATGTGTTTAGCTGGATATTTTGGAAGGGGGTCGTTTGATTATATTGGGTTGAAAAATGGGTCGCTGaatgaaaaaggttgaaaaccacagGTCTAAATTATGTTCATCACATATCCGGGGAATTAGTTTTTATAAACTTGCCGACGCTTTCAGAGAATGAATTATTTCCTGGACTTTACAAACTTGGTGGAATGGACTCTCTACTTGACCAGCGTGTTGTACGTGGCCCCCTTCTTGACCGGATACCCGGTTCACTGGCAGTTTCAGGTCGGGGCCGTCGCCGTATTCTTGGCTTGGTTCAATCTCTTGGTCTTCTTACAGAAGTAAGCTCCCGGTCAATAAACCTCGTTGTTGTAATGTTCTGCTTACGCCGACCTACAAGTCGTCATCTAGCtttttgtgtcaatatttGAACCGTAACattgttgaaataatttggAGCTGCGCTTCAATGAACGTACGAGGCGAGATTACGACGATTTTTCTCGCAGGTTTGATTTGGCCGGGATCTACGTGGTGATGTTTATGCAGATCCTCAAAACTCTCATTCAAGTCCTCCTCTTCTTTTCATTCCTCATCATCGCGTTCGCGCTCTCATTCACCGTTCTCATGAGGAATGAGGTATGAAGAGTCGATTTATTTTCATGAGTTTATTCATAAACTttttatatgatttaaaaCCAAACCCCGCACAGCACTTAAAAGTGTCAAAAGTGTCCCGAAGTTGGGATAAACCCCGCACAGAAGTGTCGCCTGGATACCTGCTTTAAATAAGTACAATGCAGGATCGTCAACAACGGGCGTTGAAGTTATTGTCCTTTATTTTCAGGCCGACCGCGCCTTCTCTGACCCCTTTCTGTCGATGATGAGAGTCACCACCATGCTACTGGGCGAGATTGGGTACCTGGAGACCTTCCTCGCTCCCTACGTGGATGGGAAGCCTGAAACTTATCACTTCGGGATCACATCCTTTCTCCTGCTCAGCGTCTTCATCTTGATGATGCCGATCCTGCTCATGAATCTACTCATCGGTCTGGCGGTTGGTGACATCGCTGAAGTGCAGAACAACGCCGTGCTGCAGAGACTCGCAATGCAGGTGCCTCCATGAGATCCCGGCCTGACATAAATGCTTGTTGTGTGAcgcaaacatttcatttgtgacgtaattaaGGCAACGACTGGTTTCTAACCATGCCACATATGACTCTCGGCGACTCTTGATGACTATTTTTGTGCAGGTGCAACTCCACACTTCGATCGAGTCCAAGCTACCTGCAGCTTTCCTTGAAAGAGTCGACAAAAATTCCGTGACTTTTTACCCGAACAGACGATGTTACATGATGCAGAGAGTGTGGAATGAGGTTCGTTTACATGACGTCACAGCGTAAACATTTTCCAATCGCTAATCTCCGTAATATTTCAACCATGACGTCTTACATAAGCGATGCATTGTTAACTTGTTAATAACGCTTAGTACACTCGATGAAGCTGATGCTTGCATTTTTATCATTGGAAAAGTTTTGGcaaaaaactttctaaaataAGAGCGAAGTTCGGCAAAATAACAGATAGGAGATGGCATTGAGCCATTACCAGTGCGACCACTTAATCGAAAGTCTCCCATGTTGAAGGTTTTCAAGCACACCGGGGTCCAAACAGATTACGGAGATTTGAGGGAGAGCCGCAGAGGAGATCCCAACATGGAGCACATGCGCGCAGAGATGATGAAGCAGAAGAGAAGGTGAGATGGAACACCTCAGCATGGTGCATGTTTCTAACTATCAGTTGGTAAAATGGCCAAGTAGCTGAGTTAGTTATTACTTGGCCAACTACAACTAGTTGCTCTTCCTTATAACTTCCTAACTTTTCTGAATGCGCTTGTTGCAAGCGAGTGAGAAAAATTCGAATCGTGTCGGATTTTCGCTTCTAAAAGCGACGAAGTGAACACAACGCAAAGTATTTTCTGCTGCCACCCCAGGTTTATGCAATTTTTGTGAAGTCTCAAAATAGATGTTGTTTTAGCCTACAGCGCACAGCGTAGGGTGAAGGTGGCGGCTTCACGAGACTAAGTGTCgaatttcaacaacaacaacaactcgAGTTGAAATccttaaaaatacaaaccacATTTAACTTGTATAGTGAAGCGTTTATTAGCATAGATACGCATCAATTTCGATAAAAACTTCGTTATGtcgtcaaaataaaataaaccaaagCATCCATTAAGAGCGACGAAGAACTAATAGTAATTGTCTGTCGACATATTTTAGTTCTCCAAGAAAATTGAAGCATGGGTTTGACAT
Encoded here:
- the LOC143470927 gene encoding transient receptor potential cation channel subfamily A member 1-like isoform X1; protein product: MSTRGRQVCSINDIKIPENQITEEKMSGKDEAEKLKFISSRSFDAEGNNSMRKSRTSSGRLFKAVRNAVRVTKSSSLEMQEAGSSARSTPISSRRSQSVVSQLSTKQRGSLLPPKHPRSCKCPDCNGWLSDNEKEEPEQVVTQYHDDDVCLITDGPSYTFKLATQGNVKQLAALCNANPGRMLSCDRKGATILHHAAAAGQTAVINFILQSPGGPELLAMADDYKCTALHWAVEQDVPESVTLLLAGGADASIKNNSGHGALHLAVYKNSLKALKALLDSKTINFDDRGNSGVTALHVAASADHDDAFKMLMDAGAKPCLPCSQGYRPLHIAAMTGSRKVMRLLLEHAQQYGYTSEKLLSYGDKEQSSPLHSAVTGGNICAIELCLDHGARLDVKQADDSTPMHMVCAQGAVDIIKLMFDKAPDQARSSLLMLDKQDHSPLHKAAMFNHPSIVEYLVEQGADMELLDVDEKTALLVAASRESWDCVRTLLRLGANVMVKDKDERNLMHIIVLQKGDICFLAGRGLKEVHVICTNLLTKPDVFELMSRPDAYGCTPLHYACQEGNLASLKTLMKLGVSARLKSWKKQSAMHFASMYGRYNACVRLLDSDQGPNIINEKDDQGMTPLHFAAMNGHVKVVQLLMNRGAIIHRNLIGATPLHVAASSGYTRTIRSLVEMHGHLLDQVDGDGNTAMHLAASAGHVNAVELLLDLNASFIRNNDDETCFTEAITNQNQEVAMAIIQHDRWSEAMKPFSKADSTIVPPVLLLIQYLPGVCVAVLDRCKEMADVDVRSEEYWIRYNFKYLQPSANARDEIIRKWKERQREEKNDEVVKKPANLIFSSMISNGSVALPALNVMVEFNRVECLRHPVSVAYLHQKWRSYGRLFHGINLIFYMMSLFPITYIAASVNSFPHLENSGSEFPPGNETFSRIPVSFSSFEKSMMILLTVVNILQMVKEVVQMYQQRMNYFLDFTNLVEWTLYLTSVLYVAPFLTGYPVHWQFQVGAVAVFLAWFNLLVFLQKFDLAGIYVVMFMQILKTLIQVLLFFSFLIIAFALSFTVLMRNEADRAFSDPFLSMMRVTTMLLGEIGYLETFLAPYVDGKPETYHFGITSFLLLSVFILMMPILLMNLLIGLAVGDIAEVQNNAVLQRLAMQVQLHTSIESKLPAAFLERVDKNSVTFYPNRRCYMMQRVWNEVFKHTGVQTDYGDLRESRRGDPNMEHMRAEMMKQKRRMKSMQATLEKQHDLLRLIVQKMEIRSEADYQDEGFMEASHKGSSRLYPGLPGSSGSKLLALRALKSKKS
- the LOC143470927 gene encoding transient receptor potential cation channel subfamily A member 1-like isoform X2, whose amino-acid sequence is MASSYGKSSKNSNHSAAHRNRTKDEDEPVPLLSMTSSPESKHSNEIVGNHSVTSKSGKRKLKGVSGLIFGNRNKSKQRPPTWRNRYSNNLSYDSYYGDTVVPFSVYDVTTDRGQRQDMVKLNQSLCQLATQGNVKQLAALCNANPGRMLSCDRKGATILHHAAAAGQTAVINFILQSPGGPELLAMADDYKCTALHWAVEQDVPESVTLLLAGGADASIKNNSGHGALHLAVYKNSLKALKALLDSKTINFDDRGNSGVTALHVAASADHDDAFKMLMDAGAKPCLPCSQGYRPLHIAAMTGSRKVMRLLLEHAQQYGYTSEKLLSYGDKEQSSPLHSAVTGGNICAIELCLDHGARLDVKQADDSTPMHMVCAQGAVDIIKLMFDKAPDQARSSLLMLDKQDHSPLHKAAMFNHPSIVEYLVEQGADMELLDVDEKTALLVAASRESWDCVRTLLRLGANVMVKDKDERNLMHIIVLQKGDICFLAGRGLKEVHVICTNLLTKPDVFELMSRPDAYGCTPLHYACQEGNLASLKTLMKLGVSARLKSWKKQSAMHFASMYGRYNACVRLLDSDQGPNIINEKDDQGMTPLHFAAMNGHVKVVQLLMNRGAIIHRNLIGATPLHVAASSGYTRTIRSLVEMHGHLLDQVDGDGNTAMHLAASAGHVNAVELLLDLNASFIRNNDDETCFTEAITNQNQEVAMAIIQHDRWSEAMKPFSKADSTIVPPVLLLIQYLPGVCVAVLDRCKEMADVDVRSEEYWIRYNFKYLQPSANARDEIIRKWKERQREEKNDEVVKKPANLIFSSMISNGSVALPALNVMVEFNRVECLRHPVSVAYLHQKWRSYGRLFHGINLIFYMMSLFPITYIAASVNSFPHLENSGSEFPPGNETFSRIPVSFSSFEKSMMILLTVVNILQMVKEVVQMYQQRMNYFLDFTNLVEWTLYLTSVLYVAPFLTGYPVHWQFQVGAVAVFLAWFNLLVFLQKFDLAGIYVVMFMQILKTLIQVLLFFSFLIIAFALSFTVLMRNEADRAFSDPFLSMMRVTTMLLGEIGYLETFLAPYVDGKPETYHFGITSFLLLSVFILMMPILLMNLLIGLAVGDIAEVQNNAVLQRLAMQVQLHTSIESKLPAAFLERVDKNSVTFYPNRRCYMMQRVWNEVFKHTGVQTDYGDLRESRRGDPNMEHMRAEMMKQKRRMKSMQATLEKQHDLLRLIVQKMEIRSEADYQDEGFMEASHKGSSRLYPGLPGSSGSKLLALRALKSKKS
- the LOC143470927 gene encoding transient receptor potential cation channel subfamily A member 1-like isoform X4, with the protein product MGYLRHKQSNERCNRTFVKLGWSKSSDSRFEQVLDALIELATQGNVKQLAALCNANPGRMLSCDRKGATILHHAAAAGQTAVINFILQSPGGPELLAMADDYKCTALHWAVEQDVPESVTLLLAGGADASIKNNSGHGALHLAVYKNSLKALKALLDSKTINFDDRGNSGVTALHVAASADHDDAFKMLMDAGAKPCLPCSQGYRPLHIAAMTGSRKVMRLLLEHAQQYGYTSEKLLSYGDKEQSSPLHSAVTGGNICAIELCLDHGARLDVKQADDSTPMHMVCAQGAVDIIKLMFDKAPDQARSSLLMLDKQDHSPLHKAAMFNHPSIVEYLVEQGADMELLDVDEKTALLVAASRESWDCVRTLLRLGANVMVKDKDERNLMHIIVLQKGDICFLAGRGLKEVHVICTNLLTKPDVFELMSRPDAYGCTPLHYACQEGNLASLKTLMKLGVSARLKSWKKQSAMHFASMYGRYNACVRLLDSDQGPNIINEKDDQGMTPLHFAAMNGHVKVVQLLMNRGAIIHRNLIGATPLHVAASSGYTRTIRSLVEMHGHLLDQVDGDGNTAMHLAASAGHVNAVELLLDLNASFIRNNDDETCFTEAITNQNQEVAMAIIQHDRWSEAMKPFSKADSTIVPPVLLLIQYLPGVCVAVLDRCKEMADVDVRSEEYWIRYNFKYLQPSANARDEIIRKWKERQREEKNDEVVKKPANLIFSSMISNGSVALPALNVMVEFNRVECLRHPVSVAYLHQKWRSYGRLFHGINLIFYMMSLFPITYIAASVNSFPHLENSGSEFPPGNETFSRIPVSFSSFEKSMMILLTVVNILQMVKEVVQMYQQRMNYFLDFTNLVEWTLYLTSVLYVAPFLTGYPVHWQFQVGAVAVFLAWFNLLVFLQKFDLAGIYVVMFMQILKTLIQVLLFFSFLIIAFALSFTVLMRNEADRAFSDPFLSMMRVTTMLLGEIGYLETFLAPYVDGKPETYHFGITSFLLLSVFILMMPILLMNLLIGLAVGDIAEVQNNAVLQRLAMQVQLHTSIESKLPAAFLERVDKNSVTFYPNRRCYMMQRVWNEVFKHTGVQTDYGDLRESRRGDPNMEHMRAEMMKQKRRMKSMQATLEKQHDLLRLIVQKMEIRSEADYQDEGFMEASHKGSSRLYPGLPGSSGSKLLALRALKSKKS
- the LOC143470927 gene encoding transient receptor potential cation channel subfamily A member 1-like isoform X3, which translates into the protein MTLNDTKHPANVGVMLEVYGDGFRGDPQRTAKFPKISLAVSGKLADAADKKLFSPSFNASMLNAFKFARKSERKTKHLSEILSIDEMYRNSCTEENVLPFSPCDVISDNNFRREIAKESDFMRQLATQGNVKQLAALCNANPGRMLSCDRKGATILHHAAAAGQTAVINFILQSPGGPELLAMADDYKCTALHWAVEQDVPESVTLLLAGGADASIKNNSGHGALHLAVYKNSLKALKALLDSKTINFDDRGNSGVTALHVAASADHDDAFKMLMDAGAKPCLPCSQGYRPLHIAAMTGSRKVMRLLLEHAQQYGYTSEKLLSYGDKEQSSPLHSAVTGGNICAIELCLDHGARLDVKQADDSTPMHMVCAQGAVDIIKLMFDKAPDQARSSLLMLDKQDHSPLHKAAMFNHPSIVEYLVEQGADMELLDVDEKTALLVAASRESWDCVRTLLRLGANVMVKDKDERNLMHIIVLQKGDICFLAGRGLKEVHVICTNLLTKPDVFELMSRPDAYGCTPLHYACQEGNLASLKTLMKLGVSARLKSWKKQSAMHFASMYGRYNACVRLLDSDQGPNIINEKDDQGMTPLHFAAMNGHVKVVQLLMNRGAIIHRNLIGATPLHVAASSGYTRTIRSLVEMHGHLLDQVDGDGNTAMHLAASAGHVNAVELLLDLNASFIRNNDDETCFTEAITNQNQEVAMAIIQHDRWSEAMKPFSKADSTIVPPVLLLIQYLPGVCVAVLDRCKEMADVDVRSEEYWIRYNFKYLQPSANARDEIIRKWKERQREEKNDEVVKKPANLIFSSMISNGSVALPALNVMVEFNRVECLRHPVSVAYLHQKWRSYGRLFHGINLIFYMMSLFPITYIAASVNSFPHLENSGSEFPPGNETFSRIPVSFSSFEKSMMILLTVVNILQMVKEVVQMYQQRMNYFLDFTNLVEWTLYLTSVLYVAPFLTGYPVHWQFQVGAVAVFLAWFNLLVFLQKFDLAGIYVVMFMQILKTLIQVLLFFSFLIIAFALSFTVLMRNEADRAFSDPFLSMMRVTTMLLGEIGYLETFLAPYVDGKPETYHFGITSFLLLSVFILMMPILLMNLLIGLAVGDIAEVQNNAVLQRLAMQVQLHTSIESKLPAAFLERVDKNSVTFYPNRRCYMMQRVWNEVFKHTGVQTDYGDLRESRRGDPNMEHMRAEMMKQKRRMKSMQATLEKQHDLLRLIVQKMEIRSEADYQDEGFMEASHKGSSRLYPGLPGSSGSKLLALRALKSKKS